From Cucumis melo cultivar AY chromosome 1, USDA_Cmelo_AY_1.0, whole genome shotgun sequence, a single genomic window includes:
- the LOC103499989 gene encoding short-chain dehydrogenase reductase 3b-like yields MTQIHTIIINFKGIYSLIYNINISHIQADRSCTQILQPIKFKQKNLSFPNFSSTMSNQRLHGKVALITGGASGIGEKTARVFAENGAIVVIADIQDELGEKIASEIGQNKASFHHCDVRNEEDVEQTVKFTVEKHGRLDILFSNAAVMGPMAGILELNMEEFENTMRINVKGVTATIKHAAREMVKRKTRGSIICTASVAATLGGVGPFGYTVAKNAVVGVVKAACGELGKYGIRVNGVSPYGVATPMTCRSYNMSVEEAEESSSALANLKGIVLNCRHVAEAVLFLASDESVYVSGHNLAVDGGFTVVCTAANSNSTL; encoded by the exons ATGACACAAATCCACACGATCATTATAAATTTCAAAGGGATTTATTCTTtgatatataatattaatatatccCACATCCAAGCAGATCGCAGTTGCACTCAAATTCTTCAACCCAtcaaattcaaacaaaaaaatctCTCATTTCCCAACTTCTCATCAACAATGTCGAATCAAAg attacATGGAAAAGTAGCTCTTATAACCGGCGGCGCCAGCGGGATTGGCGAGAAAACGGCAAGAGTATTCGCAGAAAACGGCGCGATCGTAGTAATCGCCGACATCCAAGACGAACTAGGCGAAAAGATCGCAAGCGAAATCGGTCAAAACAAGGCGAGTTTCCACCACTGCGACGTGAGAAACGAGGAAGACGTGGAGCAAACGGTGAAATTCACGGTGGAAAAACACGGAAGATTAGACATTCTGTTCAGCAACGCGGCGGTGATGGGTCCAATGGCCGGGATCTTGGAACTAAACATGGAGGAGTTCGAGAACACGATGAGAATCAACGTGAAAGGGGTGACGGCCACGATAAAGCACGCGGCACGCGAGATGGTGAAGAGAAAGACACGAGGGTCGATTATATGCACGGCCAGCGTGGCGGCCACGTTGGGTGGGGTGGGGCCGTTTGGGTACACGGTGGCGAAGAATGCAGTGGTGGGAGTGGTGAAGGCGGCGTGTGGGGAGTTGGGGAAGTACGGGATAAGAGTGAACGGGGTTTCTCCTTACGGGGTTGCTACGCCGATGACGTGCCGGAGTTATAATATGAGTGTGGAGGAAGCGGAGGAGAGTTCGAGTGCGTTGGCGAATTTGAAAGGGATTGTTTTGAACTGTCGACATGTCGCTGAGGCTGTTTTGTTTTTGGCGTCCGATGAGTCGGTTTATGTTAGTGGACATAATTTAGCCGTTGATGGAGGCTTTACTGTCGTTTGTACTGCTGCTAATTCCAATTCTACCCTTTGA